A stretch of uncultured Acidilobus sp. JCHS DNA encodes these proteins:
- a CDS encoding Ribosomal protein S24E, whose translation MIEEGDIMQAAKKVELGDGTWLEVLSERRNELLKRLEVEALAHHELKSTPSRASLREAIAKAYGKPADAVYVKNIYTSYGVGLSRVHVHIYDTHEDAVKVEPTYVLARHGEAEKKTAKAKQAGGGGQRQ comes from the coding sequence GTGATTGAGGAGGGAGACATTATGCAGGCCGCGAAGAAGGTGGAGCTGGGCGACGGCACCTGGCTCGAGGTGCTGTCTGAGAGGAGGAACGAGCTGCTGAAGAGGCTTGAGGTTGAGGCCCTGGCTCACCACGAGCTTAAGTCAACGCCCTCTAGGGCGTCGCTGAGGGAGGCCATAGCCAAGGCCTACGGGAAGCCTGCTGACGCCGTTTACGTTAAGAACATATACACGTCCTACGGCGTGGGCCTCTCGAGGGTCCACGTGCACATTTACGACACCCACGAGGACGCCGTTAAGGTGGAGCCAACTTACGTGCTGGCCAGGCACGGCGAGGCCGAGAAGAAGACCGCAAAGGCTAAGCAGGCCGGCGGGGGAGGGCAGAGGCAGTGA
- a CDS encoding Ribosomal protein S27AE, whose translation MAKEGVKAYVRLLYEYDYSTGTITPKNKKCPRCGRFMAHHMKPVERWHCGYCGYTEYVVK comes from the coding sequence ATGGCGAAGGAGGGCGTTAAGGCCTACGTCAGGCTCCTCTACGAGTACGACTACAGCACCGGCACCATAACCCCTAAGAACAAGAAGTGCCCCAGGTGCGGCAGGTTCATGGCCCACCACATGAAGCCGGTGGAGAGGTGGCACTGTGGCTACTGCGGCTACACCGAGTACGTCGTCAAGTGA
- a CDS encoding metalloendopeptidase, putative, glycoprotease family translates to MATAATPSTSSSEVEVTVLGIESTAHTFGVGLARRDRSGIHLLRDSRRTYVPRKGGIVPREVAQFFSEVAAEVIEEALSVNGVSVREVGAVAVALGPGMGPQLRVGATVARAIASRFNVPLVPVNHAVAHLEVGRYTTGLLDPVILYVSGGNTAVTTFVEGRYRVFGETLDIALGNLLDTFAREVGLGPPYVREGMHVVDMCAEGGEFISGIPYVVKGQDVSFSGILTAAVRLARSGARLRDVCYTLREVAFSSVTEVTERCLAHTGKRDVLLTGGVAANRLLTSKLESMARLHGGRFMAVPPQYAGDNGAMIALTGLLALLSGVTVEPERAYINQRWRLDEVDVPWYGRLL, encoded by the coding sequence GTGGCTACTGCGGCTACACCGAGTACGTCGTCAAGTGAGGTCGAGGTAACAGTACTGGGCATAGAGTCGACGGCCCACACCTTCGGCGTCGGCCTGGCCAGGCGGGACAGGTCAGGCATTCACCTGCTCAGGGACTCAAGGAGGACATATGTGCCGAGGAAGGGGGGCATAGTCCCCCGCGAGGTGGCCCAGTTCTTCAGCGAGGTGGCCGCCGAGGTAATAGAGGAGGCCCTCTCGGTCAACGGCGTCAGCGTCAGGGAGGTAGGGGCCGTCGCGGTCGCCCTCGGCCCCGGCATGGGCCCCCAGCTGAGGGTGGGGGCCACGGTGGCCAGGGCCATAGCGAGCCGCTTCAACGTGCCCCTCGTGCCCGTGAACCACGCGGTGGCCCACTTAGAGGTGGGGAGGTACACGACTGGCCTGCTCGACCCAGTGATCCTTTACGTCTCCGGCGGCAACACGGCGGTGACAACCTTTGTTGAGGGCAGGTACAGGGTCTTCGGTGAGACCCTTGACATAGCCCTCGGCAACCTGCTCGACACCTTCGCCAGGGAGGTGGGGCTCGGGCCGCCCTACGTGAGGGAGGGGATGCACGTTGTTGACATGTGCGCCGAGGGAGGGGAGTTCATAAGCGGCATACCTTATGTGGTCAAGGGGCAGGACGTCTCGTTCTCCGGCATACTCACGGCGGCCGTGAGGCTCGCGAGGTCGGGCGCCAGGCTCAGGGACGTGTGCTACACGCTCAGGGAGGTGGCCTTCTCCAGCGTAACTGAGGTCACAGAGAGGTGCCTGGCCCACACGGGCAAGAGGGACGTCCTCCTTACCGGGGGAGTCGCGGCCAACAGGCTCCTCACCTCGAAGCTGGAGTCCATGGCCAGGCTCCACGGCGGCAGGTTCATGGCTGTGCCCCCGCAGTACGCTGGCGACAACGGGGCAATGATAGCGCTCACAGGCCTCCTAGCGCTCCTCAGCGGCGTTACAGTTGAGCCCGAGAGGGCCTACATAAATCAGAGGTGGAGGCTCGACGAGGTTGACGTGCCTTGGTATGGGAGGCTCCTCTGA
- a CDS encoding Mn2+-dependent serine/threonine protein kinase codes for MVWEAPLIPQWARGLKPVKQGAESVILLGDFLGLKAIYKLRLPKPYMHPSLDQSLRSQRTLKEAKVLSQAARAGANVPSLYSIYPSMGLIVMEYVEGPTLKEYVSGGQPCWREVVREAGAQLGILHRAGVVHGDSTTSNIVVREGRAYLIDFGLAEFSTRDEDRAVDLHLFREAVISTHPSLSEELFNLFVEGYRSSVGDDVARSVLERMRSVEMRGRYIAARRSVWRG; via the coding sequence TTGGTATGGGAGGCTCCTCTGATACCTCAGTGGGCCAGGGGGCTCAAGCCGGTCAAGCAGGGGGCTGAGTCCGTCATACTCCTTGGCGACTTCCTCGGGCTAAAGGCGATATACAAGCTGAGGCTCCCAAAGCCCTACATGCACCCCTCGCTCGACCAGTCCCTGAGGTCGCAGAGGACGCTGAAGGAGGCCAAGGTGCTCTCCCAGGCCGCCAGGGCAGGGGCCAACGTGCCCTCCCTTTACTCCATCTACCCCTCCATGGGGCTAATAGTTATGGAGTACGTTGAGGGGCCCACGCTGAAGGAGTACGTCTCAGGGGGCCAGCCCTGCTGGAGGGAGGTCGTCAGGGAGGCCGGGGCCCAGCTGGGCATACTTCACAGGGCCGGGGTAGTCCACGGCGACTCAACGACCTCAAACATAGTTGTCAGGGAGGGAAGGGCCTACCTCATAGACTTCGGCCTGGCCGAGTTCTCGACGAGGGATGAGGACAGGGCCGTCGACCTTCACCTCTTCAGGGAGGCCGTCATAAGCACCCACCCGTCCCTGTCAGAGGAGCTCTTCAACCTCTTCGTGGAGGGCTACAGGTCCTCGGTAGGGGACGACGTTGCCAGGTCGGTCCTTGAGAGGATGAGGTCAGTGGAGATGAGGGGGAGGTATATAGCGGCCAGGAGGAGCGTGTGGAGGGGATGA
- a CDS encoding non-canonical purine NTP pyrophosphatase, rdgB/HAM1 family — MLYIVTTNDGKFREARELLAAYGIELGQIKDEKLEVQHDDIELIARVAAEEAFRRHRVPLIVDDTGLYVEALNGFPGPYSSYVISKVGLRGFLKLMEGVENRRACFRTAVAFADGTGVYTFTGETCGSIAESPRGSGGFGYDPVFVPEGQTRTYAEMGLEEKNAISHRGKALRAFASWYLTRYYRPTQG; from the coding sequence GTGCTTTACATAGTGACAACCAACGATGGCAAGTTCAGGGAGGCCAGGGAGCTGCTGGCGGCCTACGGGATAGAGCTGGGCCAGATAAAGGACGAGAAGCTGGAGGTCCAGCATGACGACATCGAGCTGATAGCGAGGGTGGCGGCTGAGGAGGCCTTCAGGAGGCACAGGGTCCCCCTCATAGTTGACGACACAGGCCTCTACGTTGAGGCCCTGAACGGCTTCCCAGGGCCCTACAGCAGCTACGTAATCAGTAAGGTGGGCCTCAGGGGCTTCCTGAAGCTCATGGAGGGAGTTGAAAACAGGAGGGCCTGCTTCAGGACGGCCGTGGCCTTCGCCGACGGGACCGGGGTGTACACGTTCACTGGCGAGACCTGCGGTAGCATAGCAGAGTCCCCGAGGGGCTCAGGCGGCTTCGGCTACGACCCCGTCTTCGTCCCTGAGGGCCAGACAAGGACGTATGCTGAGATGGGCCTTGAGGAGAAGAACGCTATATCTCACAGGGGCAAGGCCCTCAGGGCGTTCGCCTCCTGGTACCTTACCAGGTATTATCGGCCCACCCAAGGCTAA
- a CDS encoding Pyruvate:ferredoxin oxidoreductase and related 2-oxoacid:ferredoxin oxidoreductase, gamma subunit, which yields MVGGMGVSGRLNVVMVGVGGQGLITAAKVLADAAIDSGTKALVAETHGLSQRGGAVEVHVRLGDVYAPLVPRGRADVLLAFELIEAARGVPYLRQGGVLITSDVLLRPPIPGVVSPSRKDIEEAFRRAGIRYFVVPAREIAEKVGSYLSENVVLLGALASTGLLDRFVDISRLKARIAEMPMADKNLMAFDEGYGTCSKLCRLGS from the coding sequence GTGGTGGGAGGCATGGGAGTGAGCGGCAGGCTCAACGTAGTCATGGTTGGCGTGGGGGGCCAGGGCCTGATAACCGCAGCGAAGGTGCTCGCTGACGCGGCCATAGACAGCGGTACGAAGGCGCTCGTGGCCGAGACCCACGGCCTGAGCCAGAGGGGAGGGGCAGTGGAGGTGCACGTGAGGCTCGGCGACGTCTATGCCCCCCTGGTCCCCCGCGGAAGGGCTGACGTCCTCCTGGCCTTCGAGCTCATAGAGGCCGCGAGGGGGGTCCCGTACCTGAGGCAGGGCGGCGTACTGATAACCTCAGACGTCCTCCTCAGGCCCCCGATACCTGGCGTCGTCAGCCCGAGCAGGAAGGATATAGAGGAGGCCTTCAGGAGGGCTGGCATCAGGTACTTCGTCGTGCCCGCCAGGGAGATAGCTGAGAAGGTGGGGAGCTACCTGAGCGAGAACGTGGTCCTGCTCGGGGCCCTGGCCTCAACGGGCCTCCTGGACAGGTTCGTCGACATTTCGAGGCTTAAGGCGAGGATAGCCGAGATGCCGATGGCTGACAAGAACCTAATGGCCTTTGACGAAGGCTACGGGACGTGCAGCAAGCTGTGCCGCTTAGGCAGCTAA
- a CDS encoding indolepyruvate ferredoxin oxidoreductase, alpha subunit — translation MYRLLGAPGTVQLLMGNEAVARGFLEAEGGFASGYPGTPSTEVIESLAEVAKEVGIYVEWSVNEKVALEAAYGASLAGVRSMATMKHVGLNVASDALMSIAYTGVRGGLVIFSAGDPSMWSSQNEQDNRIYGLISYTPVLTPSDPQEAKDLTAKAFDVSEAFSSPVLVISTTRVSHTRAPVTLGQLRPPRTKGRFERTRGLTLVPAVAREQREKLIAKWQDITKYVDGLSPFNRVEGEGRKAVVADGVAYVFVKEALSELGLEGKVKVVKLSSPVPLPRRFTLNALSDVDEVLVVEELEPVVERQLKELVAEEGLKVKVVGKELVGLPGELTLERVEGAVAKFTGTAMPEPPITKLDLQLPPRPPTFCPGCPHRATFYALRRAVNGLRVKPVYSGDIGCYSLGLYEPFREQDIILEMGGSVGAANGLAHALTDQVAIAIVGDSTFFHAAVPGLINAVYNRSPMLVLVLDNRVTAMTGEQPDPGTGLNALGEPAKVISIEEVSKGVGVEKVVTFDPFNLKEATDKLMEALSYVVKERKPAVAVARKACALEAVRRARRRRVKMPLYQVIEDKCTACGICYNAFSCPAIMVRDDKKAWIDPSLCVGCGVCAEICPYKAIVKVVEESEGWWEAWE, via the coding sequence TTGTATAGGCTGCTTGGGGCCCCTGGGACCGTTCAGCTGCTCATGGGGAACGAGGCGGTAGCGAGGGGGTTCCTTGAGGCCGAAGGTGGCTTCGCCTCAGGCTACCCCGGAACTCCTTCAACCGAGGTCATAGAGTCCCTGGCCGAGGTGGCCAAGGAGGTCGGCATATACGTGGAGTGGAGCGTCAACGAGAAGGTGGCCCTTGAGGCAGCCTACGGCGCCTCGCTCGCCGGCGTCAGGAGCATGGCCACCATGAAGCACGTGGGACTGAACGTGGCTTCAGACGCCCTGATGAGCATAGCCTACACTGGCGTCAGGGGAGGGCTCGTGATCTTCTCTGCAGGCGACCCAAGCATGTGGAGCAGCCAGAACGAGCAGGACAACAGGATCTACGGCCTCATATCCTACACGCCCGTCCTGACCCCTTCGGACCCCCAGGAGGCCAAGGACCTGACAGCGAAGGCCTTTGACGTAAGCGAGGCCTTCAGCAGCCCCGTGCTCGTGATCAGCACCACGAGGGTCTCGCACACCAGGGCGCCCGTCACGCTGGGCCAGCTCAGGCCCCCCAGGACGAAGGGGAGGTTCGAGAGGACGAGGGGGCTGACCCTGGTGCCAGCAGTTGCGAGGGAGCAGAGGGAGAAGCTCATAGCCAAGTGGCAGGACATAACCAAGTACGTTGACGGCCTCTCGCCCTTCAACAGGGTCGAGGGGGAGGGGAGGAAGGCCGTGGTGGCTGACGGGGTAGCCTACGTCTTCGTGAAGGAGGCCCTCTCTGAGCTCGGCCTTGAGGGCAAGGTCAAGGTGGTCAAGCTCTCGAGCCCCGTGCCCCTCCCCAGGAGGTTCACGCTCAACGCCCTCTCCGACGTAGACGAGGTCCTGGTCGTAGAGGAGCTGGAGCCCGTTGTTGAGAGGCAGCTGAAGGAGCTGGTAGCTGAGGAGGGGCTCAAGGTGAAGGTCGTGGGGAAGGAGCTGGTGGGCCTCCCAGGCGAGCTGACGCTCGAGCGCGTCGAGGGGGCCGTAGCGAAGTTCACGGGCACGGCCATGCCGGAGCCCCCTATCACGAAGCTTGACCTACAGCTTCCGCCCAGGCCCCCGACGTTCTGCCCCGGGTGCCCACACAGGGCCACCTTCTACGCCCTCAGGAGGGCCGTCAACGGCCTGAGGGTCAAGCCCGTCTACAGCGGCGACATAGGCTGCTACAGCCTCGGCCTCTACGAGCCCTTCAGGGAGCAGGACATAATACTTGAGATGGGCGGGAGCGTCGGCGCCGCCAACGGCCTCGCCCACGCGCTGACCGACCAGGTGGCCATAGCCATTGTGGGCGACTCAACCTTCTTCCACGCAGCGGTCCCCGGACTCATAAACGCCGTCTACAACAGGTCGCCCATGCTCGTGCTGGTCCTAGACAACAGGGTCACAGCGATGACCGGGGAACAGCCAGACCCAGGCACTGGGCTCAACGCGCTCGGCGAGCCCGCCAAGGTCATAAGCATAGAGGAGGTCTCCAAGGGGGTAGGCGTTGAGAAGGTCGTGACCTTCGACCCCTTCAACTTGAAGGAGGCCACCGACAAGCTGATGGAGGCCCTCTCCTACGTGGTCAAGGAGAGGAAGCCTGCCGTGGCCGTCGCGAGGAAGGCCTGCGCCCTGGAGGCGGTCAGGAGGGCCAGGAGGCGCAGGGTCAAGATGCCTCTCTACCAGGTGATTGAGGACAAGTGCACCGCCTGCGGCATATGCTACAACGCCTTCTCATGCCCTGCCATAATGGTACGCGACGACAAGAAGGCCTGGATAGACCCGAGCCTCTGCGTCGGCTGCGGCGTCTGCGCTGAGATATGTCCCTACAAGGCCATAGTGAAGGTCGTTGAGGAAAGCGAGGGGTGGTGGGAGGCATGGGAGTGA
- a CDS encoding phosphoesterase, MJ0936 family — translation MPPLPLRARPSVVKRQAPQGLKVPGLLVGVVSDSHDDVASVRKVAEFLHRSGVEAVIHLGDIIAPFTLRELAKGVGVPIEGVFGNNDCELELLLETARDVNARVSSWPRIIQLGGRRLLLMHGKGSAEVTVEVAHALAESGRFDGVLYGHTHREELSYVRGVLVLNPGPVSSAVGGPRLALLDTETMAAKLVRL, via the coding sequence TTGCCTCCCCTGCCCTTAAGGGCCAGGCCTTCAGTCGTAAAACGGCAGGCCCCACAGGGCCTGAAGGTGCCTGGCTTGCTGGTAGGGGTCGTGAGCGACTCCCATGACGACGTGGCCTCCGTGAGGAAGGTCGCGGAGTTCCTTCACAGGTCAGGGGTCGAGGCCGTGATACACCTGGGCGACATCATCGCCCCCTTCACCCTAAGGGAGCTCGCTAAGGGCGTAGGGGTGCCCATAGAGGGGGTCTTCGGCAACAACGACTGCGAGCTTGAGCTCCTGCTCGAGACCGCAAGGGATGTCAACGCCAGGGTCTCCTCGTGGCCCAGGATCATACAGCTTGGAGGTAGGAGGCTGCTCCTCATGCACGGGAAGGGCTCAGCCGAGGTGACGGTTGAGGTGGCCCACGCCCTGGCCGAGTCGGGCAGGTTCGACGGGGTCCTCTACGGCCACACCCACAGGGAGGAGCTGAGCTACGTGAGGGGCGTCCTCGTACTTAACCCTGGCCCCGTATCCTCAGCTGTCGGGGGCCCCAGGCTGGCCCTGCTCGACACTGAGACCATGGCGGCTAAGCTCGTGAGACTATGA
- a CDS encoding putative metal-dependent protease of the PAD1/JAB1 superfamily: MKACEPLRLSRSLLEALSREASASKHEVVGFLLGVGCRALVAFPMENLASSSVEFLANPLDVVAAHNLAEALGLELIALYHSHPFGPAAPSSKDVEGMKWWPMTWLIVSAQGARAWRLAEGKAAEVPIELVA, translated from the coding sequence ATGAAGGCCTGCGAGCCCCTGAGGCTCAGCCGGTCCCTCCTTGAGGCCCTTAGCAGGGAGGCCTCGGCCTCGAAGCATGAGGTGGTAGGCTTCCTGCTCGGGGTCGGCTGCAGGGCCTTGGTGGCGTTCCCCATGGAGAATTTAGCGTCTTCATCCGTGGAGTTCCTGGCCAACCCCCTTGACGTCGTTGCGGCCCACAACCTGGCGGAGGCTCTGGGCCTTGAGCTGATAGCGCTTTACCACAGCCACCCCTTCGGGCCGGCGGCGCCCAGCTCCAAGGACGTTGAGGGGATGAAGTGGTGGCCCATGACCTGGCTGATAGTCTCAGCTCAGGGGGCAAGGGCCTGGAGGCTCGCGGAGGGGAAAGCCGCTGAGGTACCTATCGAGCTAGTGGCCTGA
- a CDS encoding ABC-type sugar transport system, permease component, protein MRARYSLPYAAYIVVFGLAPFLATFAYMGVGLRPALTLLTAIRPYLGLVFYNTFLLAVGQALGATLIGLIEAIIVDSLSERLRTPLSLLLMLPYTVPFTSAALMWVISLYGEGYGWFTYFLHIPFDPLYQPSTAMLTITMVSVWASAPFSFLMIYSALRSIPREVKENALMDGLGLSRYYGEVAIPMASKAIVISFLLQFALGLGNFDIPYVMTMGGPGFTTTNLAILVYNAIFEMGSFPAGALIAAVLSALALAPALLLLAVMRAQRPLLPSVRLHMPDGAFKALTALLGALLVFANLMPVYWMFLVAFRPDVLDFRRPPVLVPVAFTASYFDQAIRGSVPYMISSVVVSVGVGLLTVLFSAPAAYEVARGRAGRWLLTLSIFLYTLPSMSYVVPLYIWFSRVDLLNTWWALMLASPIFTATFAVWAMHGFYIDMPKAYEELADLFNIRGKMTRIIMPLSRPALLSVFLVSLIFAWHLLVYPLIFASTPYNFSFPPVGAQTVTIYALTAIEQSIIRWGLLAAMALVAALPVMILALAFLYMVSKGGYSLGLKFL, encoded by the coding sequence TTGAGGGCAAGGTACTCGCTTCCATACGCTGCCTACATAGTGGTCTTCGGCCTAGCGCCGTTCCTGGCAACCTTCGCCTACATGGGGGTCGGCCTGAGGCCGGCCCTCACGCTGCTCACCGCCATACGTCCCTACCTCGGCCTCGTGTTCTACAACACCTTCCTCCTGGCCGTGGGGCAGGCCCTGGGCGCTACCCTCATAGGCCTCATAGAGGCCATTATAGTCGACTCGCTCTCCGAGAGGCTGAGGACACCGCTCTCGCTCCTCCTGATGCTCCCCTACACGGTCCCCTTCACGTCGGCTGCCCTCATGTGGGTCATAAGCCTGTACGGCGAGGGCTACGGCTGGTTCACGTACTTCCTCCACATACCCTTTGACCCGCTCTACCAGCCCTCCACGGCGATGCTGACGATAACCATGGTCAGCGTGTGGGCCTCCGCGCCCTTCTCCTTCCTGATGATATACTCCGCCCTCAGGTCCATACCGAGGGAGGTGAAGGAGAACGCCCTGATGGACGGCCTCGGCCTCTCTAGGTACTACGGCGAGGTGGCGATACCCATGGCGAGCAAGGCCATAGTTATCTCGTTCCTCCTCCAGTTCGCCCTGGGGCTGGGCAACTTCGACATACCCTACGTCATGACCATGGGAGGGCCCGGCTTCACCACGACGAACCTGGCGATACTGGTCTACAACGCAATATTCGAGATGGGCAGCTTCCCCGCAGGCGCCCTGATAGCTGCGGTCCTCTCAGCCCTGGCCCTGGCGCCGGCCCTCCTCCTGCTCGCCGTCATGAGGGCCCAGAGGCCCCTGCTGCCGAGCGTAAGGCTTCACATGCCTGACGGGGCCTTCAAGGCCCTCACGGCCCTCCTGGGGGCCCTGCTAGTCTTCGCAAACCTGATGCCCGTCTACTGGATGTTCCTGGTGGCCTTCAGGCCAGACGTTCTCGACTTCAGGAGGCCCCCTGTGCTGGTGCCCGTGGCCTTCACGGCCTCCTACTTCGACCAGGCCATCAGGGGGAGCGTGCCGTACATGATAAGCAGCGTCGTCGTGAGCGTGGGCGTGGGGCTCCTGACGGTCCTGTTCTCAGCCCCCGCAGCGTATGAGGTCGCCAGGGGGAGGGCGGGCAGGTGGCTCCTGACCCTCTCTATATTCCTCTACACGCTGCCCTCCATGTCCTACGTGGTGCCCCTCTACATATGGTTCAGCAGGGTTGACCTCCTTAACACCTGGTGGGCCCTCATGTTGGCCTCGCCCATATTCACCGCCACCTTCGCTGTGTGGGCGATGCACGGCTTCTACATCGACATGCCTAAGGCCTACGAGGAGCTGGCGGACCTCTTCAACATAAGGGGCAAGATGACGAGGATCATAATGCCCCTGTCAAGGCCAGCTCTCCTCAGCGTCTTCCTGGTCTCCCTGATATTCGCCTGGCACCTCCTGGTCTACCCCCTGATATTCGCGAGCACGCCCTACAACTTCAGCTTCCCGCCCGTCGGCGCCCAGACGGTGACCATCTACGCCCTGACCGCCATAGAGCAGTCAATAATCAGGTGGGGCCTCCTGGCCGCCATGGCCCTCGTGGCCGCCCTGCCGGTCATGATCCTGGCCCTCGCCTTCCTCTACATGGTCTCCAAGGGAGGCTACTCACTGGGGCTGAAGTTCCTCTAG
- a CDS encoding ABC-type sugar transport system, periplasmic component produces MNRGVLVAVVVVVVVVAAVAGWLAYYRVSAGQRLVVVTYNDIKPVIQLAAEEFEASHPGVKVVVVSFPWSSYINNELTVLEAKSPEYDVVTFTPTSSQLVAPYLVPLEMSYFNQSDIIWDQEAFGGVYRLSNGSTEVIGVAIQTWVELLVYNATLFNNATLQQEFYSEYHLSLNPWTWQNWTAVIDADKFLVGKGLVKYGFLVEDEPSHELIDTYPAIFEWFYMHNSTLNCGNPAGLPGYGTMFMGCVPSGWRYPFPPPSFNSTAGVQALEVLRELVAYEPSPSVMPIGYTALSQLIEGGSVAGAVAWANDIMGLNSSVASQLLMAPLPGGYGEPGSTFLGISKYSQHKRLALEFLQFVMSPQFQEKAFYLEGSLPISKEAYAEIMSNSSLPAYEREWLRAILIANENATATPPTVPQTYPYLIPSFNGPVFSWLQNPTQDPGQLLASIAAQWVRYLSEGS; encoded by the coding sequence TTGAACAGGGGCGTCCTAGTTGCCGTGGTGGTAGTTGTTGTAGTCGTGGCCGCGGTGGCCGGGTGGCTGGCCTACTACAGGGTATCCGCGGGCCAGAGGCTCGTGGTGGTCACCTATAATGACATAAAGCCCGTGATCCAGCTGGCCGCCGAGGAGTTCGAGGCCTCGCACCCGGGCGTCAAGGTGGTAGTGGTCTCCTTCCCCTGGAGCTCCTACATCAATAACGAGCTGACGGTCCTTGAGGCCAAGAGCCCAGAGTACGACGTAGTGACGTTCACGCCTACCTCGTCTCAGCTCGTGGCCCCCTACCTCGTGCCCCTCGAAATGAGCTACTTCAACCAGAGCGACATAATATGGGACCAGGAGGCCTTCGGGGGAGTGTACAGGCTCAGCAACGGCAGCACCGAGGTCATAGGCGTCGCGATCCAGACCTGGGTGGAGCTGCTGGTCTATAACGCAACGCTCTTCAACAACGCCACCCTTCAGCAGGAGTTCTACAGCGAGTACCACCTCAGCCTCAACCCCTGGACCTGGCAGAACTGGACTGCCGTGATCGACGCCGACAAGTTCCTCGTGGGCAAGGGGCTTGTCAAGTACGGCTTCCTAGTTGAGGACGAGCCCTCACACGAGCTCATAGACACCTACCCGGCCATCTTCGAGTGGTTCTACATGCACAACTCAACCCTTAACTGCGGTAACCCTGCCGGGCTGCCGGGCTACGGCACGATGTTCATGGGCTGCGTGCCAAGCGGGTGGCGCTATCCGTTCCCTCCGCCCAGCTTCAACAGCACCGCCGGGGTGCAGGCCCTTGAGGTGCTAAGGGAGCTGGTGGCCTACGAGCCCTCCCCGTCGGTCATGCCCATAGGTTACACGGCACTTAGCCAACTTATCGAGGGCGGCTCCGTGGCGGGGGCCGTGGCGTGGGCCAACGACATAATGGGCCTCAACTCCAGCGTCGCCTCGCAGCTCCTCATGGCCCCCCTGCCGGGCGGCTACGGGGAGCCAGGCTCTACGTTCCTTGGGATAAGCAAGTACTCCCAGCACAAGAGGCTGGCCCTGGAGTTCCTCCAGTTCGTGATGTCGCCCCAGTTCCAGGAGAAGGCCTTCTACCTAGAGGGCTCCCTTCCCATATCTAAGGAGGCCTACGCTGAGATAATGTCGAACTCCTCCCTCCCGGCCTACGAGAGGGAGTGGCTGAGGGCCATACTCATAGCTAACGAGAACGCCACGGCGACGCCGCCGACTGTGCCCCAGACCTACCCCTACCTGATACCGTCGTTCAACGGGCCCGTCTTCTCGTGGCTTCAGAACCCCACGCAGGACCCAGGCCAGCTCCTCGCCTCTATAGCCGCCCAGTGGGTCAGGTACCTCTCGGAGGGAAGCTAG
- a CDS encoding 5-formyltetrahydrofolate cyclo-ligase, which yields MGAERAARRLAEAREFREARVIKVNPDSPQRPLRELALRLGKVVLVPTPRLRGQFYLLEPGRVDPVEASRIAGFTRLGEVIDVESAPRIDLVVAGSVAVTLDGARVGKGEGFSELEYAMLREVGKVNDDTPIATTVHDLQVVDRIPSLPFDVPVDIVATPTRLHYVNPRRPRPPGLLLEFLTREKVERTPYLRNYLLRTGRYNLVGV from the coding sequence GTGGGGGCTGAGAGGGCGGCCAGGAGGCTGGCCGAGGCCAGGGAGTTCAGGGAGGCCAGGGTGATCAAGGTCAACCCTGACTCGCCCCAGAGGCCCCTGAGGGAGCTGGCCCTCAGGCTCGGGAAGGTCGTCCTGGTGCCGACGCCGAGGCTGAGGGGACAGTTCTATCTCCTCGAGCCAGGCAGGGTTGACCCTGTCGAGGCCTCAAGGATAGCGGGCTTCACCAGGCTCGGCGAGGTCATCGACGTGGAGTCGGCGCCCCGCATAGACCTGGTCGTGGCCGGCTCGGTGGCCGTCACGCTTGACGGCGCGAGGGTTGGCAAGGGGGAGGGCTTCAGCGAGCTTGAGTACGCCATGCTCAGGGAGGTCGGCAAGGTCAACGACGACACGCCGATAGCCACTACTGTCCACGACCTCCAGGTGGTCGACAGGATACCCTCGCTCCCCTTCGACGTGCCGGTCGACATAGTTGCCACGCCCACAAGGCTCCACTACGTTAACCCCAGGAGGCCCCGCCCGCCGGGCCTGCTGCTGGAGTTCCTGACGAGGGAGAAGGTCGAGAGGACCCCATACCTCAGGAACTACCTGCTGAGGACTGGCAGGTACAACCTGGTCGGGGTTTAG